Proteins from a single region of Candidatus Puniceispirillum marinum IMCC1322:
- a CDS encoding ABC transporter permease: MGFFNKHVSETQIKLKDRLWLYIFSILVLFLLIVPSLIVIPMSFSESQYLEFPPKSFSLRWYENYFFSWKVENGFNDWMAATWTSIKVAILTILVATPIGTMAAYGLINSNNKLRSILFPIMISPMMVPVILVAIGLFYFFVQFKMVNSIPGLVLGHSLVAMPLVLIIILSALKNYDMNQEKVARSLGATRLRAFMEITLPQIKFSIISASLIAFLTSFDEIIISLFVSGGDNSTITRSMFLALRDQIDPTIAAISTILIIISSGLLLITQIFGKQK; encoded by the coding sequence ATGGGATTTTTCAACAAACATGTATCCGAAACACAGATCAAGCTCAAAGACCGGCTTTGGCTCTATATCTTTTCGATACTGGTTCTGTTCCTGCTGATTGTGCCATCCTTGATCGTTATTCCGATGTCTTTTTCGGAAAGCCAGTATCTCGAATTTCCACCTAAGAGTTTTTCTCTGCGTTGGTACGAGAATTACTTTTTCTCATGGAAAGTGGAAAATGGCTTTAATGACTGGATGGCCGCCACATGGACTTCAATTAAAGTCGCCATTCTGACTATTCTGGTGGCAACGCCTATCGGCACGATGGCGGCATATGGGCTTATCAACAGCAATAACAAACTACGCAGCATTCTGTTTCCGATCATGATTTCGCCGATGATGGTGCCGGTAATTCTGGTGGCTATCGGCCTGTTCTATTTCTTTGTCCAGTTCAAGATGGTCAACAGCATTCCTGGGCTGGTGCTGGGGCATTCATTGGTGGCGATGCCGCTGGTGCTGATTATCATTCTGTCGGCTTTGAAAAATTACGATATGAATCAGGAAAAGGTGGCACGGTCACTAGGGGCAACGCGTCTGCGTGCCTTTATGGAAATCACCTTGCCGCAGATCAAATTTTCGATCATTTCGGCGTCGTTGATTGCCTTTTTAACCTCCTTTGACGAAATCATTATCTCGCTATTTGTATCTGGCGGTGACAATTCGACCATCACGCGTAGCATGTTTTTGGCCTTGCGTGACCAGATCGACCCGACCA
- a CDS encoding ABC transporter permease, with the protein MSGVAEHLNEASLRKLASRERYTFFGLTVPYLLMVGALIIIPIGWLFYLSFIGRDGTLSFENYTRMIESKAYIRIFITTFKISFLTTLICALIGYPLAYFMSQLSNRWANICMIGVLIPFWTSLLVRTYAWLVLLQKKGLVNSLAVDLGLIAEPIKFVHNTSGTLIGMVHIMLPFLILPLYANMRAIDKDCLKAASSLGATPTRAFWTVFFPMSIPGLLAGLLIVFVLCLGFYVTPAVLGGGRVIMAAMKISSNIELYFSWGAASALGVVLLVVTMLILYLASKLISVDQLGQRS; encoded by the coding sequence ATGTCGGGCGTTGCAGAACATCTGAACGAAGCCAGCCTGCGCAAACTAGCAAGCCGTGAACGTTACACCTTTTTTGGCCTGACCGTGCCCTATCTGCTAATGGTTGGAGCATTGATCATCATTCCGATCGGATGGTTATTCTATCTGTCTTTCATTGGACGCGATGGCACATTATCTTTCGAAAACTATACCCGGATGATCGAAAGCAAGGCCTATATCCGTATTTTCATCACCACCTTTAAGATCAGCTTTCTGACCACGCTCATTTGTGCGCTTATTGGTTATCCGCTGGCTTATTTCATGTCGCAATTATCCAACCGCTGGGCCAATATCTGCATGATTGGCGTGCTGATCCCCTTCTGGACCAGCTTGCTGGTGCGTACCTATGCGTGGTTGGTATTGCTGCAGAAAAAGGGGCTGGTGAACAGTCTGGCAGTTGATCTGGGACTTATCGCCGAACCGATAAAATTTGTGCATAACACCTCCGGTACCTTGATCGGCATGGTGCATATCATGCTACCATTCTTGATCCTGCCGCTTTATGCAAATATGCGGGCGATTGACAAGGATTGTCTGAAAGCGGCGTCTAGTCTGGGCGCCACGCCAACACGGGCGTTCTGGACGGTATTTTTCCCGATGAGCATCCCCGGACTACTGGCAGGGCTGCTGATTGTCTTTGTTCTGTGTCTTGGCTTCTATGTCACCCCGGCAGTGCTTGGCGGTGGCCGGGTGATCATGGCCGCGATGAAGATTTCCAGCAATATCGAGCTCTATTTCAGCTGGGGTGCGGCCAGTGCGCTGGGCGTCGTTCTGCTAGTGGTGACAATGCTGATCCTGTATCTGGCGTCAAAGCTGATCTCCGTCGATCAGCTAGGTCAAAGGAGCTAG
- a CDS encoding ABC transporter ATP-binding protein — translation MKNSSLNISIANITKKYGDFFALNDVSLDVTSGEFLTLLGPSGSGKTTLLMVLAGFTSPDHGSVKFGDEEVILKPPHLRGIGMVFQNYALFPHMNVEQNVGYPQKLRGVSAAETKISVDEALATVKLDGLGHRRVDELSGGQRQRVALARAIVFKPQILLMDEPLSALDKKLREEMQIELRQLHDSLNMTTVYVTHDQKEALTMSDRIAVINDGQLQQLGSPNDIYQEPNNAFIADFIGESTLVPVTVKNKKAILGKAEVLVNHTIEKDGDFLLVIRPEKLFITSKKEKGTNYFKGTVKDSIFQGESQLLVIDLDQTTYGGQTLQMRIPNGTDLKQEIPGIGKAISVGLRLADSYFVESA, via the coding sequence ATGAAAAATAGTTCATTAAATATTTCCATTGCAAATATTACCAAAAAATATGGTGATTTTTTCGCCCTGAATGACGTTAGTCTTGATGTCACATCGGGTGAATTTCTGACCTTACTGGGGCCTTCGGGTTCGGGCAAAACAACCTTGCTGATGGTGCTGGCTGGCTTTACCAGCCCCGATCATGGCAGTGTCAAATTTGGCGATGAAGAGGTCATTCTCAAGCCACCACATCTGCGCGGTATCGGCATGGTGTTCCAGAACTATGCCTTATTCCCGCATATGAATGTCGAACAGAATGTCGGCTATCCACAGAAATTACGCGGCGTCAGTGCGGCTGAAACCAAAATCAGTGTTGATGAAGCCTTGGCGACGGTAAAGCTTGACGGTCTTGGGCATCGCCGCGTTGACGAATTGTCAGGTGGCCAGCGCCAGCGCGTTGCCCTGGCCCGGGCGATTGTTTTCAAACCCCAGATTTTGCTGATGGATGAGCCGCTATCTGCGCTCGATAAAAAACTGCGTGAAGAAATGCAGATCGAATTGCGCCAGCTTCACGATAGTCTCAACATGACCACAGTTTATGTGACACATGACCAGAAAGAAGCCTTGACGATGTCGGATCGCATCGCTGTCATCAATGACGGTCAGCTCCAGCAGCTAGGTAGCCCGAATGATATCTATCAAGAACCCAATAATGCCTTTATTGCCGATTTTATCGGTGAGTCCACGCTTGTCCCTGTGACGGTTAAGAACAAAAAAGCCATTCTTGGAAAAGCCGAAGTTCTGGTGAATCATACAATCGAAAAGGATGGTGATTTTCTGCTGGTGATCCGGCCGGAAAAACTATTCATCACCAGTAAAAAAGAAAAGGGCACCAATTATTTTAAGGGCACCGTAAAGGATTCGATCTTCCAGGGCGAGAGCCAGTTACTGGTGATCGATCTGGATCAGACCACTTATGGTGGGCAAACATTGCAAATGCGGATTCCGAACGGCACCGATTTGAAACAGGAAATCCCAGGCATCGGCAAAGCAATCTCGGTTGGTTTGCGGTTGGCCGATAGTTATTTCGTGGAAAGCGCATAA
- a CDS encoding ABC transporter substrate-binding protein, which translates to MKKSFKLKSLAVTAAVASVMSVTTASFADELRIVSWGGAYQKGQSVGIFQPAAKAMGITVKEDTYGGISDVKLMVKSGADKFDIFSSGAGGCASGGTEGILEKLDYSVIDVSNHLPGMYSDYCAGADIFSVVAAWNTDTYGDNGPRSWADFFDVEKFPGTRAMRAKVDAQLEAALLADGVAMEDIYTVLDSEEGIDRALDKIRSIKDHIAVWWTSGAQHAQLMKDGEVDMTTGWNGRFDVAKLDGAKVAYDWKSGIMDWEGYGIPKNAKNKDLAMKYIAEMMKPEYMAEFAKYITYGPTNTKVYELGLMEDSRARQMPSHPDNAKHQLTLKTAWYAKWRTIAAEKYTEMMTE; encoded by the coding sequence ATGAAAAAATCGTTTAAATTGAAATCACTTGCTGTCACTGCGGCGGTTGCAAGCGTGATGAGCGTCACGACAGCCAGTTTTGCAGATGAGCTTAGAATCGTATCTTGGGGTGGTGCCTATCAAAAAGGTCAGTCGGTTGGTATTTTCCAGCCTGCGGCCAAAGCCATGGGTATTACAGTCAAAGAAGATACCTATGGTGGTATCTCGGACGTGAAACTGATGGTCAAATCAGGCGCGGATAAATTCGATATCTTTTCAAGTGGTGCTGGTGGCTGTGCCTCTGGTGGTACCGAAGGCATTCTGGAAAAGCTTGATTATTCGGTGATCGATGTCAGCAACCATTTGCCAGGCATGTATAGTGATTATTGTGCTGGTGCCGATATTTTCTCGGTTGTGGCAGCATGGAACACCGATACTTATGGTGATAACGGACCGCGTAGCTGGGCCGATTTCTTCGATGTAGAAAAATTCCCGGGTACCCGCGCGATGCGCGCCAAAGTGGACGCCCAGCTCGAAGCTGCTTTGCTTGCTGATGGCGTCGCCATGGAAGATATCTATACCGTGCTTGATAGCGAAGAAGGTATCGATCGCGCCCTCGACAAGATCCGTTCAATCAAGGATCACATCGCTGTATGGTGGACATCTGGTGCCCAGCATGCCCAGCTGATGAAAGATGGTGAAGTCGATATGACAACTGGTTGGAATGGTCGTTTTGACGTGGCCAAACTTGACGGTGCAAAGGTTGCTTATGACTGGAAAAGCGGCATCATGGACTGGGAAGGCTATGGCATTCCAAAAAATGCCAAGAACAAGGATCTGGCAATGAAATATATTGCCGAGATGATGAAGCCTGAATATATGGCCGAATTTGCCAAATACATCACTTATGGTCCGACCAATACAAAGGTCTATGAGCTAGGTCTGATGGAAGATTCACGTGCGCGTCAGATGCCTAGTCATCCAGACAATGCCAAGCATCAGCTGACATTGAAAACCGCATGGTATGCCAAATGGCGTACAATCGCTGCGGAAAAATATACTGAAATGATGACTGAATAA
- a CDS encoding mandelate racemase/muconate lactonizing enzyme family protein — protein sequence MKIQKLETFTSRYVSFVKVTTDDGKSGIGQMSTYHADITAQVFHRQVAPWVLGKSIAGAHHDDDEGDARTVFADLAALVTEREHKFPGSYIYRALAGLDTALWDLVAQAAEMPVTALIGGQAGQLRAYASSMKRDITPADEAARFCQLRDEKGFDAFKFRVGAECGRGKDEWPGRTEEIIPTVTAALGDGIVKMVDANSCFGVERAIEVGHMLQDHGVTHYEEPCPYWHPDDTLQVTNALAIDVTGGEQDCDMRVWKDMIDRRIVNIVQPDVMYMGGITPWLQVADMAKQAGLKCTPHAANLSLVTVCTMHALKAIANAGAYLELSIEGADYYPWQDALFRGDPFKVTDGHVTISDTPGWGVEVNPDWLAAADYAVSEVGGS from the coding sequence ATGAAAATCCAGAAACTTGAAACATTCACCTCGCGCTATGTCAGCTTTGTCAAAGTCACAACCGATGATGGGAAAAGCGGTATCGGGCAGATGTCCACCTATCATGCTGATATAACGGCGCAGGTATTTCACCGGCAGGTCGCGCCCTGGGTGCTTGGAAAATCGATTGCGGGTGCGCATCATGACGATGATGAAGGGGATGCCCGCACGGTATTTGCCGACCTGGCCGCTTTGGTGACCGAACGCGAGCATAAATTCCCCGGCTCTTATATATATAGGGCGTTGGCCGGACTTGATACGGCGTTGTGGGATCTGGTGGCACAGGCCGCAGAGATGCCCGTTACCGCGCTGATTGGCGGACAGGCTGGCCAGCTTCGTGCCTATGCCTCATCGATGAAACGCGATATTACGCCAGCCGATGAAGCCGCACGCTTTTGCCAGCTTCGCGACGAAAAGGGCTTTGATGCGTTCAAATTCCGCGTCGGTGCCGAATGCGGGCGCGGCAAGGATGAATGGCCCGGGCGCACCGAAGAGATTATCCCGACAGTGACCGCGGCATTGGGTGACGGCATTGTCAAAATGGTCGATGCCAATAGCTGTTTCGGGGTCGAACGCGCGATCGAAGTCGGGCATATGCTGCAAGATCACGGTGTCACGCATTATGAAGAGCCATGCCCCTATTGGCATCCGGATGACACGTTGCAGGTGACGAACGCGCTGGCTATCGATGTGACTGGCGGTGAACAGGATTGTGATATGCGCGTCTGGAAAGACATGATCGACCGCCGCATTGTCAATATCGTGCAACCCGATGTCATGTATATGGGCGGCATCACGCCGTGGTTGCAGGTGGCCGATATGGCGAAACAGGCCGGCCTTAAATGTACCCCGCATGCGGCGAATCTGTCGCTGGTGACGGTCTGTACGATGCATGCGCTCAAGGCGATTGCGAATGCCGGTGCCTATCTGGAACTGTCAATCGAAGGCGCGGATTATTACCCGTGGCAGGACGCCTTGTTTCGGGGCGATCCGTTCAAGGTGACGGACGGGCATGTGACGATTAGCGATACCCCCGGATGGGGGGTCGAGGTCAATCCCGACTGGCTGGCGGCGGCAGATTATGCGGTGAGTGAGGTTGGCGGTTCGTGA
- a CDS encoding DUF262 domain-containing protein, with translation MKPQELTIGQLISEKRQLRVPVYQRSYEWTPEKQLDRFFEQLKDQAKRIETGSERLVSHYMGTLLLISDRGDVQKLIHDIVDGQQRLTSFFLAIAALKDASHSFGLHSLSSELDRHIFNDTDIPDFRSKLVPNAKERGIFDDLLRLGLEGMKENILYSNFFATTGALKQKGSETPKALSAYHWLQQNFSRYLSDGENEDIRTKANALLMALTDQFKLIVIELEEHDDPQVIFETLNTGAEPLAAMDLVRNFIFHRASKEGEASQNDVENELSSKFSPDTFWRASIRQGRFNRKRLDHYLTHMLAAEMGKEISIHELYKEYKSFADNYYGAHSVVDEVKTLTKYTETYKTISDGKSSINLDSTESDKALFWLKNTLEAFDVGTAVPIIFVTDTLPNITDHQKAEIYNAIESFIVRRAVCGLTTMGRNLFFASIARKLKSNPSSGFILDVLRQSDSDTTRFPDNDEFRKAFFEKEVYKTLRSKRVGLLLRRIEQQTLTDHDERDNLADNLTVEHVMPQKWNEHWPLPNGDFYSSSEVYSSEMKKVANQRESLIHTFGNLTLLASKTNPALGNDNFEIKKQKRLGISKLKMNLEISNEEVWDVEQILSRTKRLFNQAENIWRTVR, from the coding sequence ATGAAACCTCAGGAATTAACAATCGGTCAGCTTATAAGTGAGAAACGGCAACTTCGCGTTCCAGTTTATCAAAGATCGTATGAATGGACTCCAGAAAAGCAGCTAGATAGATTTTTTGAACAACTAAAAGATCAGGCAAAAAGGATTGAGACTGGTTCAGAAAGGCTGGTTAGCCATTATATGGGCACATTGTTGCTTATTAGTGATAGAGGTGATGTTCAAAAACTGATTCACGATATAGTTGACGGTCAGCAGCGACTAACTAGCTTTTTTCTTGCTATTGCGGCTTTGAAGGATGCCTCACATTCCTTTGGGTTGCATTCGTTATCTAGTGAATTAGATAGACATATTTTCAACGATACTGATATTCCAGACTTTCGCTCTAAATTGGTGCCGAATGCTAAGGAACGAGGAATCTTTGATGATTTATTACGCCTTGGTTTAGAAGGTATGAAAGAAAACATCCTATATTCTAATTTCTTCGCTACAACAGGAGCATTAAAGCAAAAGGGTTCGGAAACACCAAAGGCCTTAAGCGCATATCACTGGTTACAACAGAATTTCTCTCGGTATCTTTCTGATGGAGAGAATGAAGATATCCGGACGAAAGCAAATGCATTGCTGATGGCTCTTACTGATCAATTCAAATTAATAGTTATTGAACTAGAAGAGCATGATGACCCTCAGGTCATTTTTGAAACATTAAATACTGGAGCGGAACCTCTCGCTGCTATGGATTTAGTGCGCAATTTTATTTTTCACCGCGCTTCAAAAGAAGGTGAAGCTAGTCAAAATGATGTCGAAAATGAATTGAGTAGTAAATTCTCGCCAGACACTTTTTGGAGAGCATCAATAAGGCAAGGACGTTTTAACAGAAAACGCTTAGACCACTATCTAACACATATGCTGGCGGCTGAGATGGGGAAAGAAATCTCCATTCATGAATTATATAAAGAATATAAAAGTTTTGCTGATAATTATTATGGTGCGCACAGTGTTGTAGATGAAGTGAAAACACTCACCAAATATACTGAAACATATAAAACAATTTCAGATGGAAAGTCTTCCATCAACCTTGATTCCACAGAGTCTGACAAAGCACTTTTTTGGCTTAAAAATACCTTAGAAGCATTTGATGTAGGAACAGCGGTTCCCATAATATTTGTTACTGACACATTACCGAATATTACCGATCATCAGAAAGCCGAAATCTACAATGCAATTGAGAGTTTTATTGTGAGGCGTGCCGTTTGTGGTTTGACGACAATGGGCCGTAATTTGTTTTTCGCAAGTATTGCTAGAAAGCTCAAAAGCAATCCTTCATCCGGATTTATACTTGATGTTCTAAGACAGTCAGATTCAGATACGACTAGATTTCCTGATAATGATGAGTTTCGTAAAGCATTTTTTGAGAAAGAAGTTTACAAAACTTTGCGATCAAAAAGAGTTGGACTTTTGCTTCGTCGAATAGAGCAACAAACCCTGACTGACCATGATGAGCGCGATAATTTAGCTGACAACTTAACGGTTGAACATGTTATGCCCCAGAAATGGAATGAGCATTGGCCATTGCCAAATGGAGATTTTTATTCTTCAAGTGAGGTATATAGCTCTGAAATGAAGAAAGTGGCCAATCAAAGAGAGAGTTTAATTCATACGTTTGGAAATCTGACGCTTTTAGCAAGCAAGACTAATCCGGCGTTAGGTAACGATAACTTTGAAATCAAAAAACAAAAGCGTCTTGGGATTTCAAAACTCAAAATGAATTTAGAAATATCGAATGAAGAAGTATGGGATGTAGAGCAAATTCTTTCACGAACCAAACGGTTGTTTAATCAAGCAGAAAATATTTGGCGCACGGTCAGATAA
- a CDS encoding DegT/DnrJ/EryC1/StrS family aminotransferase: protein MSIPFIDLKSQQSRIRDKVEAGFAAVLDHGAYIMGPEVGALEARLADWSGAKHNIACSSGTDALLLALSGLGLQPGDGVIVPSFTFAASAEVMPVMGAVPVFAEVEHDSFNLDPNKLDAAMDSARKAGIKVVGIIGVGLFGQPANYPAIMDFAAHHDLWVIDDAAQSFGASWHGTSVGQLAHVTCTSFFPAKPLGCYGDGGAVFTDDDKIAEIIRSCRVHGMGKTKYDNIRIGMTGRLDTMQAVVLDAKLDIFADELTARQTVADRYAAMLGNMVEIPSLSAGATSSWAQYSVKLPAGSDRDAICARLGEAGVPTAIYYPIPMHQQPPYQHYPVSADGLAVTHDLCARVMALPMHPYLTEDAQHIIASELRKVL, encoded by the coding sequence ATGTCCATTCCCTTTATTGATCTGAAAAGCCAGCAATCACGCATTCGCGACAAGGTCGAAGCAGGTTTTGCCGCCGTACTTGATCATGGTGCCTATATCATGGGGCCCGAAGTCGGCGCACTCGAAGCCCGCCTTGCCGACTGGAGTGGCGCCAAACATAATATCGCCTGTTCATCCGGCACCGATGCGCTACTTCTGGCGCTTTCGGGATTAGGATTACAGCCAGGTGATGGTGTCATTGTGCCGTCTTTTACCTTTGCCGCCAGCGCCGAAGTGATGCCGGTAATGGGCGCGGTGCCAGTCTTTGCCGAAGTCGAACATGACAGTTTCAATCTCGACCCCAACAAGCTTGATGCGGCGATGGACAGCGCCCGCAAAGCAGGCATCAAGGTTGTTGGCATTATCGGCGTTGGCCTGTTTGGCCAGCCTGCCAATTATCCGGCGATCATGGATTTTGCCGCGCATCATGATCTGTGGGTTATCGATGATGCGGCGCAAAGTTTCGGGGCAAGCTGGCATGGCACATCCGTTGGCCAGCTGGCGCATGTGACCTGTACCAGCTTCTTTCCGGCCAAGCCTTTGGGATGCTATGGCGATGGCGGCGCGGTCTTTACCGATGATGACAAGATTGCCGAGATCATCCGTTCATGCCGTGTGCATGGCATGGGCAAGACCAAATATGATAATATACGTATTGGCATGACCGGACGGCTGGATACGATGCAGGCGGTCGTACTCGATGCCAAGCTCGATATTTTCGCCGATGAGCTTACCGCCCGCCAGACGGTGGCTGACCGCTATGCGGCGATGCTGGGTAATATGGTTGAAATCCCATCCCTATCCGCCGGTGCCACATCAAGCTGGGCACAATATTCTGTGAAACTGCCAGCGGGTAGTGACCGCGATGCGATCTGTGCCAGACTGGGCGAGGCCGGCGTGCCCACCGCGATCTATTATCCGATCCCGATGCACCAGCAACCGCCTTATCAGCATTATCCGGTGTCGGCAGATGGGCTGGCGGTGACGCATGATCTATGCGCGCGGGTGATGGCCTTGCCGATGCATCCCTATCTGACCGAAGACGCCCAGCACATCATCGCCAGCGAACTCCGCAAGGTTTTGTAG
- a CDS encoding Gfo/Idh/MocA family protein, with protein MTNIGLIGCGMWGRNLARNLASLDALACVADATPENTSDFAAAFNSQPASFDDLCQNPSLDGVVIATPANSHADIALPLLAAGKHVYIEKPLALSMNDATRIAAAAKEHDRQVMVGHLIRYHTAFIELQTQLAAGAIGDLRHIQATRLAMGRIRNTESVLFDLCPHDLSLVLALTGTTPAHISCAGASHITPGIVDILSTVLGFPGSVSAHLNTGWINPVKQHCLTVTGTTGSLVFDDTKPWDEKLTLFTDDIRQDGDYFTITRQPPQPIAIAESEPLKDEMRAFIRACASGNPAPTDIEDALAVQVVLEQMQHQLVDMTDSTR; from the coding sequence ATGACGAATATCGGTTTGATAGGTTGTGGCATGTGGGGGCGGAATCTTGCCCGCAATCTGGCGTCACTTGATGCGCTTGCCTGCGTCGCCGATGCCACCCCCGAAAACACCAGCGATTTTGCCGCCGCCTTTAACAGCCAGCCTGCCAGCTTTGACGATCTATGCCAGAATCCATCGCTTGATGGTGTTGTCATTGCGACACCGGCCAACAGTCACGCTGACATTGCCCTACCATTGCTGGCGGCTGGCAAGCATGTCTATATCGAAAAGCCGTTGGCCTTGAGCATGAATGATGCAACGCGCATCGCCGCCGCGGCCAAAGAGCATGATCGCCAGGTCATGGTTGGACATCTGATCCGCTATCACACAGCCTTTATCGAACTGCAGACACAGCTGGCGGCTGGTGCTATTGGTGACCTGCGTCATATTCAGGCCACCCGTCTGGCCATGGGACGTATTCGCAACACCGAGTCCGTGTTATTTGATCTATGCCCGCATGATCTCTCGCTTGTGCTAGCGCTTACCGGCACAACACCGGCGCATATTTCATGTGCAGGTGCCAGCCATATAACACCAGGCATTGTCGATATCTTGAGCACCGTTCTTGGGTTTCCGGGCAGTGTCAGCGCGCATCTCAATACGGGCTGGATCAATCCGGTCAAACAACATTGCCTGACCGTTACCGGCACCACCGGATCGCTGGTGTTTGACGACACCAAACCGTGGGACGAAAAGCTGACCCTGTTCACCGATGATATCCGTCAGGATGGCGATTATTTCACCATCACCCGCCAGCCACCACAGCCCATAGCCATTGCCGAAAGCGAGCCTTTGAAAGATGAAATGCGCGCCTTTATCCGGGCCTGCGCCAGCGGTAATCCCGCCCCCACCGATATTGAGGACGCCCTTGCCGTACAGGTGGTTCTCGAACAAATGCAACATCAGCTTGTCGATATGACAGACAGCACCCGTTAA
- a CDS encoding prolyl-tRNA synthetase associated domain-containing protein, producing the protein MDASSAFKDSLPTTPEAIMAVLKRLDISFSTHHHPPLRTVEDSKQFRDGMNGAHIKNLYMRDRKKKNFLVVADEDRTIDMKTLNGRIGCDRLSFGSADRLFEMLGVRPGAVSPLTLINDPDQAVRLVIDAKILQGGMIYVHPLVNDVTLGMSPDGLRRFFQHTGHDPMVLDFDSKGTTLEQS; encoded by the coding sequence ATGGATGCGTCATCTGCCTTTAAGGATAGTTTGCCCACCACCCCCGAAGCGATCATGGCGGTTCTGAAGCGTCTGGACATAAGCTTTTCAACGCATCATCATCCGCCCTTGCGCACGGTTGAGGATTCAAAACAATTTCGTGATGGCATGAATGGCGCGCATATCAAAAACCTCTATATGCGTGACCGCAAGAAAAAGAATTTTCTGGTGGTTGCCGACGAAGACCGTACGATTGACATGAAAACGCTGAATGGACGGATTGGCTGTGACCGGCTGTCTTTTGGCAGTGCTGACCGGCTATTTGAAATGCTGGGCGTTAGACCAGGTGCGGTCAGCCCCCTGACCCTGATCAATGATCCGGATCAGGCGGTGCGGCTGGTGATTGATGCCAAGATTCTGCAAGGTGGAATGATATATGTGCATCCGCTGGTCAATGATGTGACGCTGGGCATGTCGCCTGATGGGCTGCGCCGCTTTTTCCAACATACAGGACATGACCCGATGGTGCTTGATTTCGATAGTAAAGGCACCACATTAGAACAATCATGA
- the trxA gene encoding thioredoxin — protein sequence MEQIIAGASASPVDVNMNNFMAEVIDGSSQMPVIVQFWAPWCGPCKQLGPILEKVVGANAGKVKMVRVNIDENAEIAQQMRVQSVPTVFGFVNGQPVDGFAGAQAESSIKQFVAKLIASGGGGADAASMIEAGNEAVDQQDFAAAMTHFQQAMEADPESAEALGGVIRCLTGMGDHASARDVADQLSDEYKENKAIITAIAALDLAERAAESAGGLDAARAVVAAEPENLDARQELAMALFAVGENAAAMEQLLESIRIDRTWNDEAARVQLLDFFTSIGVANPDVMRARRKLSTLLFS from the coding sequence ATGGAACAGATCATCGCTGGTGCAAGCGCATCCCCTGTCGATGTAAATATGAATAATTTTATGGCTGAGGTCATCGATGGCTCGTCGCAGATGCCGGTTATCGTGCAATTCTGGGCGCCTTGGTGCGGCCCATGCAAACAGCTAGGCCCGATTTTGGAAAAGGTCGTTGGCGCCAATGCGGGCAAGGTCAAGATGGTGCGCGTCAATATCGACGAAAATGCCGAAATCGCACAGCAGATGCGGGTACAATCAGTCCCAACCGTTTTTGGGTTTGTGAATGGCCAACCCGTAGATGGCTTTGCCGGTGCGCAGGCCGAATCATCGATCAAGCAGTTTGTCGCCAAGCTGATTGCCAGTGGTGGTGGTGGCGCCGATGCGGCCAGCATGATCGAGGCCGGTAACGAAGCAGTTGACCAACAGGATTTTGCCGCGGCAATGACGCATTTCCAGCAAGCGATGGAAGCTGATCCTGAATCAGCCGAAGCATTGGGCGGTGTTATTCGCTGTCTGACCGGCATGGGTGATCATGCCAGCGCGCGTGACGTGGCGGATCAGCTAAGCGATGAATATAAGGAAAATAAGGCAATTATCACGGCGATTGCGGCGCTTGATCTGGCCGAACGGGCGGCGGAATCGGCTGGCGGGTTGGACGCCGCACGCGCGGTTGTGGCTGCCGAACCCGAAAATCTGGATGCGCGTCAGGAATTGGCGATGGCCTTGTTTGCTGTTGGTGAAAATGCGGCTGCGATGGAACAATTGCTGGAATCGATCCGCATTGACCGGACATGGAATGACGAAGCGGCACGGGTGCAATTGCTTGATTTCTTCACGTCGATCGGCGTTGCCAATCCCGATGTGATGAGAGCACGACGCAAGCTATCGACATTGCTGTTTTCGTAA